The DNA window AGCATCCAAATCATTTTGGTTGGTGttaaactgattaaaaaaaaactcaaacaagccaaaaaaaaaccaaaaaaaccctttgGTTTCCTGGTGATAAATGGAGATAtttcagcagcaacaaaacTTTCCAGTGAAAGAGattttgattttgcaaaatTGCTTCTTTCAGGTGAAAATTCCCAACTGGGGAAGAAGGCTGTGATGTAGCCATTAATATTCCTGAATCTGAACTGTGGCTAACTGAGCATGAATGCTCTCACTTTCTCCCTCAGTGGTGTTCAAAAAATTATAGCTCCTGTGCAAATGTGCCATGAAATCTAATGATGTTCTTATAATTAAAAGAGACCTCAAGTGCTTCTTACAATCGGCTGTAAATTATCCTAATTGAGTCTAGAAATGTGTCAAGTGATTTCAATAAGATGTGAATTGCTCTCTCTCTTCACTCAAAACTCAAGTTGAAAAACCTTCACAACGATTCTTCCTCCTTGTTGGCTTTCATGTTTACTTGCCTCTACTCTTCCTGGGTCCATCTGGAAGTCTGAGGTGCTGGAAATCTGCCTGGAAAAGCCTGTCTTCAGCCTCTCCGTAGAGCAGGAATATCAGCATGATCAGATGGTTACTGAGAACATTTTCAGGCTGGTTTCCAGCATTACACAGTGACAGATAGGCAGCATCACAGTATTTTTGGATTTTTGCAGATTTCATTCATTTCGGGGTGAAGCACTGTCACTTAGAAGCCATCTTTATCAACACTGTGGCAGCCCAGCCACGGATGAGGGAAGTTGGTGCCAACATTTTTCTCCTGGTTCCCCCGCAGGTGGCTCAATGTTGATCTCTGCAGtgtgctgcttcttcctctttttcgGCAACAGCGAGTCGGCGATGATCGGCTGGCAGTGCCTCTTCTGCGGGGCCAGCATTGCCGCCTGGAACGCCCTGGACGTGATCACCGTGGAGCTCTACCCCACGGATAAGAGGTGCTCAGAGTCTTCTTCCTCTCCACTCTTGGCCCTCTGACTCTGGCCTCTCTTTTCCTGATAGCAAAGGCCAAAGCTCACTCTAGATACGTTGATGGGGgagttgtattatttttattttaagcagccCTTAGCGGCCTGGTGGTCCTGAGGCTATACTGGATCAACATAGACATTTGCAAGCATAATTCTGCATGCACCATGGCTTGTACTCAGGGAGTTGCGGGGGTGGTATGGAGATTATAGGCAGATAAATTATAGAGAGTACATCATTTCTGAGTATGTGCATGAGGTCTGGTTCTTCAGACTGTGTCCTCCAGCTTCTCATCTTAGCTCATCACcacaacagcctttccctccaCAACAAAGAGACAATCACGTGCACAAAATGATCTGGGAGATGAGGTAGCATTGGAAACTTTGGGAGAATGAGCTGCAGATGAGATCTTTCCTGCCAGCAtcattataaacattttttttttttttgccttttccaagCTGTTGGGGAGAGCCAGAAGTGAAGGGGAAAGACTGCTATGAAGACAGCATGCTTTGAGTCGCTGGGTGAAGCAGGGTTAGGAGAGACCTAGCTGTTGCTCTGGTGACAACCCACCTCAGCCAGTGCTTGGAAGGGCTTTGAGAAATTCTAGAGCAGGTTGGGTCCTGTTTTCCTTGGGAAGGGCAAAGGCTGTCAGAGTGGGCAACTGAAGAGCTAGGGAGAAGTTAAGATGAAGAGAAACGAGTACACACAGACATTTACCTCATACAGACAGACATGCAAAACagtggtatttatttatttaccatcTATTCTGGCTGGCTTACTTGCTGGGAGCGTAGCCTAGGCAACATAAAAGCATTCACAAAATAATCCATCCAGATCTTCTGTAGTTATGCCAAGAAGATCCCTCCTAAccattgctttctgcttctcttccccacAGGGCAACAGCCTTTGGCATCCTCAATGGGCTTTGCAAGTTTGGTGCCATCCTGGGGAACTCGATCTTTGCCTCCTTTGTAGGGATAACCAAGGTGGTTCCCATCCTTCTGGCTTCCTCTGCTCTGGTTGGAGGTGGCCTGCTCGCTTTGCGCCTGCCAGAGACTCGAGACCAGGTCCTGATGTGAGCAACTGAGGCCAGGGGGGTCAGGGGTGGAcgtagaagaagaagaagaaagagccATGTttggaaaaatcaaaatgtccTTTTCTATTCCATTTTGTCAATACCTCAAAGAGAGGGAGCAGAAGCGAACGAGCCCAAAGGGATAAAATGAAGCCCCTTAGTATCTGACCCTTTTACAGCCATGATTGGTGCATGCAGCTACTTCACACACCCTGCAGAGCTTTGCTGTTTGGGTTTAATCCTGCCTACACTGGGAGCCTGTCCTTTCCCTCTCCATCCCCGTGTAGCGACACAAGACACGAACAGGGGCTTTGTGCGTGCATGTGCCTGCGGGGGTGTGAGCAGATCCTGAGCTGAGCTGTGAGAGCCTGCCTGCCTTGCTGAGCACTCCCTGGCCATTCAAATAAACTGTGCTCAGACAAAAGGCACCCAAATGGCAGGCAAGTAACAAACCTACCGTAGGTCAGATCCAGCAACAGGAGCAAGAGCTGTAAATGTGACCAATGACCTTAGCTGTCTTGATTTGGGGGttacaacttgaaaaaaaatgagaatccTGGTTTCTGGAGGATTTGAGAGTGGGTGCTCAGCTCTCTTAGAAGACTCAGTATCTCAAAGCTCCTTACTGTCTTCACTTGGGCATAAAGAATCACTAGGCACCTTCTTGGTCTGGGAGAGAAATATGTACAT is part of the Cygnus atratus isolate AKBS03 ecotype Queensland, Australia chromosome 11, CAtr_DNAZoo_HiC_assembly, whole genome shotgun sequence genome and encodes:
- the SV2B gene encoding synaptic vesicle glycoprotein 2B isoform X3; protein product: MLACLTLPLPLADLYEHKFINCRLINSTFLKEKEGCHLDFEEDNDFLIYLVSFLGSLSVLPGNIISALLMDKIGRIKMIGGSMLISAVCCFFLFFGNSESAMIGWQCLFCGASIAAWNALDVITVELYPTDKRATAFGILNGLCKFGAILGNSIFASFVGITKVVPILLASSALVGGGLLALRLPETRDQVLM